The Candidatus Synechococcus calcipolaris G9 nucleotide sequence TATCCAGCCACGGATCCCCAGATCCAGGATTTAGCCCAAACGATCCAAGAAACCCTTCAGTCCGCTTGGCAGGAGTCCTCCCATGGGTAGGTGGTTTTGGCAACGTTTACTGGCGACCGCCTTTAGTGTATTTTTCTGGATTTTTAATGCCACATTGCTGCTGGTGGCCCTCATTTGCTGGGTATTGCTCGGCCCGGAACTGGTAGTGGATTTTGCCAGGGGCCAACTGCCCTGGGATTTTATGGTTCCCTTTGTCGGATTTGTCGGGGCACCGGCGATCGCCACGGTGGTTCGATTTCGACAGCGACAGAAAACATCCCTTCGCCTGTTTCATCTTTTTTATGGCATTGAACTTCCCCTGATTATCCTGGGGCTGGTGCGCTTTTTAATGCTGCGGCAATTGGTTCCGGCCACGGGATTTATGCTGGTGTCCTTACTGCTGGGCATTAGTGCCTATGGCTACCTTTGCTGGTTGGAGGATCGCGCCCCCTCGCCCTGGCAAAGACGTTTCCAGAAGATCAGTCAGGCTTTTTTAGTGATTCCAGGGGTTTATTTACTGGCCCTTGCCAGTTTTTATATGCTGCCGATTCTTGGGGCGATCGCCCTTCATTTTCAGGAGATCGTCATCACCCTGCCTTTTTTGCTGCCGGTTAGTCCCTTTATTCTTTTGGTTTTAGGGCTACTGTCCATGCCTGTGGGCACGGGGGGACTTTATCTATACCACTGGAGTCAAGGTTGGCGTTCCCAGGCGCAGCCATGGTACAGGTATCTAGGGGGGACAGCGATTCTGGTAGCGGTTTGGCTGAGTTTATTTTGGGGACTACAACAACAGCCCCAGGTTCAAGCCTTTCAGTTGTTAGAGCAACCGCCCCAAACCCAAGAGGAGCAGGTTGCCCTTTTAGACCAGTCGAATTTGATTCGGCGGGGGTTACTCAATGCCTATTTAATGCCCTATCGCTATCTGGGAGTAGCCCAAAGTAATGGCACAATTTACTATATCTATCGAGATAACCTCAACTTCAGCGAAGAAGACAGTTTAACCCTGCAAAAACTCCACAATCAACTCCTGTCTCCCTTTTTTGCCCAAGGGCCCCCTTTTGGCTCCGGCGATCGCACCGGTCTATCCAGCTATACCCAGGAAGCGGCGGCCCTCTATGCCAGCTTTTTCGATCACCCGATTCTCCGGGCCGAAGAACAGGCCATTACCGCTGCCCTCGAATCAACCTTTGAACGCCGATCTGCTAAAGCCAGCCTCGCGGATATTAACCAAGAAAAGGTTCTCCTGGCCAATCAAGACGTGACGCTGAACCCCCAGGGAGATTGGGCAGAAATTACGATCCACGAGGTCTATCAAAACCAAACGGCGGAACCCCTTGAAATTCTCTACTACTTCACCTTGCCAGAAAGTGCGGTGATTACTGGTCTGTGGCTAGGGGATACCCCCAACCTGAGCGATCGCTATGTCTATCAAATTTCCCCCAGGGGAGCGGCCCAACGGGTCTATGCCAACCAAGTGGTACGGCAGGTGGATCCGGCCCTTTTAGAGCAGGTGGGGCCAGGCAATTATCGGTTGCGGGCCTTTCCCATTCCCCCAAGGGAACTAACCCCATCACTGGGGCGAACCGAGGTGAACACGGGCGATCGCCCTAGGGAAATGCACCTCTGGCTCACCTATCGTACCCTGGGGACGGCGGCGGGATGGCCCCTGCCCCAACTCAAGGAGCGGCGGAATATCTACTGGAATCGGCAAACCCAGCGGAATCTGAATACCCCTAAGGATCAATGGTTTGCCAAGACTATTCCCAATGCTCTGCCCAGTTCTGCACCCAATTCGGCCCATCCCCAAACCCATCAAATTCAATTAACGGATACCGTGGCGATCGCCGCCACCCCACTCCCAGATGGCCCCCCCACCCTGCCAGAGAATAAAACCTTTGCCTTGATTTTAGATACCTCCCGGAGTATGCAGGAGCAACAATCAGCCCTCCGTCAGGAATGGCAATGGTTAGCAGAGCACTTGGGCCCCAGCAATCGTTTTGATCTGTATCTGGCGCGGGCATCGGCCCTAGAGCCAGTCCGCCAGGATGATATTTCCCTGGCAGACCCACCCGACCTTCTGTTCTATGGCAGTCTCCAACCCATGGAAATGATTCAACAGTTTGTGGAACTACACCAAAACCAGGCCTATGATGCTATTTTTCTCGTCAGTGATGGTACGACCTACGAACTATCCCAAAACCTTGAGCCGGACTTAACCGTTGAGGCTCCCCTCTGGTTTGTTTCCCTAGGTGGACTCCCCATTGCCTTTGATGATCCGAGTCAGGAGATGCTGCAAAATAGTGGCGGCGGCGCAACCACAACCCTAGGAGAAGCGGTTCAACGTTGGCAGGTACAAGCTACCCCCTCCACCACCAATGCCGTAAATATTAATTGGGTCGATGGCTATCTTTGGCAACGGATCAACCTCAATGGTGCCGTACTATCCCCGTCCCCCCAGGGCGAATTAAGCAAAGGATTTATGCCCTTAGCGGCGCGACAATGGGTTCAATATTTGGGTCAACACCAACAGGCGCAAACTCAGGAACAGTTAGATGCTATTCATGAACTCGCCCAAACCTATTCCATGGTGACTCCCTACTCCTCCATGATTGTCCTAGTCAATGATCAACAACGCCAAGAGTTAGCTGCCGCAGAACAACAGGGCGATCGCTTTGACCGGGCCATTGAAGATCAGCAACCCCTTCAATCCCCTAATTTGGAAAGCTCCACCTCGGAACTTGCCCCAGATTCTATTATTAGCGGTGTTCCTGAACCCCCCTTGGTCATCCTAGTGGGCGCGGCAATTTGCCTGGGGATTGGTGGTATAGTCAACAGGCGAAGCTCCTAACCGTTCCAGATTGGGGTTTTACAATGCTTAGCACTAACCTATTTCGGTCAGCATGCCCTACGCCAAAATATTTGAACTGGCATTCTCATGACGGCTGTTCAGAAGGGGAATATCTAAATGCCTGTTAACTTTGATACCATCATCAGTACCTCAAGTTCTGAAGAAAACTTTTTGCAAATCTTTCAAGATGAGATCGCCCAACAAGCCCAGCTATTTCTTGAAGCTCATCGCACAATTTTAACAGCCTGCTACAGAAATCCAGGGCTTTCTCCTGCCCTGAAAGCTCATGCACCCGAAATGCTAGCTAAAGCTTGGTTGAAAAGGTATAGCGATAGCTATGAAAATCGAATTTCAAAAAGAATCTCACAACCACCAGGAACAGTCGCTGATCCAATTGTCAGTACAATCATCAATGCTCGATTGACAGGGCTAACAGCAGAGCATCTTGGGCAAATCAAATACGCCCACAGGCTATCAATGTCGGCAGAAAATATTCAAGGATTACTACTAGAGGAGTTTTTGGCTGAGCAACTTGCCGATTATGGTTGGTATTGCTGTTGGGGAGAATCCATTCGCCATGTAGATTTTTGCAATATCGATGGTTCTCTCTTACAGATCAAGAACCGTAGCAACTCAGAAAATAGTTCATCTTCCAGAGTGAGAATTAACCAGCCGATTGAAAAATGGTACAGAGTTGATGCCAGAACAGGTTTCTATCGATGGTCTTATTTTAACGAAAAGTACGAAACGGATCGATTCTCCGAAGAAAATTTTGTTGTTTTTGTTCGACAGGTTTTACTCAATAACCCAAATGCCTTAGCTGTAGAAACGAACAATCCTTGGCAAGATTTATCTGATCCATCAAACTAAGTTCAAAGATAACTGTTTTTCTGATGACTCTTCAAGATAACCAAAAGTATCAATTGACCAACTGACATCATCAGTCTTGTGGTATCGAGAATAGGGAAAATCTGAGTAAATGATCGGCACTTCGCCCTTTAAGTGAGTCAACAACATCCTAGCGATCGCTCTTCCTAAAGAGCAGGGTACTGCATTTCCAACTTGTCGATATTGATCGAGTAACGTACCTGTGATAATCCAATCATCGGGAAATTCTTGAATACGCTTATATTCCTCAATGCTGAGGGGTCTATCTTCTTCTGGATGTGCTAGATCGGTTGCAGGCATAGCTGGATGGGTTACTAACGTCGGGGCAGGTTTATCCCAAGCTAGCCTTCGGTAAAAACCAGTTTTTCCCCCTCCTGCATGATAAGAAGCCCCTAAAGCTTCTTGGTGCAACTCTTTCGGTAAATCCCGCCAATATTGCCCAGGCTTCAGAAGTCTGTAATATTTGAGCCGTTTTTCAGGAAACTTAACAAAATGGTGTCCATTTTTTGGAAGACCTTCC carries:
- a CDS encoding SinI family restriction endonuclease, with translation MPVNFDTIISTSSSEENFLQIFQDEIAQQAQLFLEAHRTILTACYRNPGLSPALKAHAPEMLAKAWLKRYSDSYENRISKRISQPPGTVADPIVSTIINARLTGLTAEHLGQIKYAHRLSMSAENIQGLLLEEFLAEQLADYGWYCCWGESIRHVDFCNIDGSLLQIKNRSNSENSSSSRVRINQPIEKWYRVDARTGFYRWSYFNEKYETDRFSEENFVVFVRQVLLNNPNALAVETNNPWQDLSDPSN
- a CDS encoding TIGR02921 family PEP-CTERM protein; amino-acid sequence: MGRWFWQRLLATAFSVFFWIFNATLLLVALICWVLLGPELVVDFARGQLPWDFMVPFVGFVGAPAIATVVRFRQRQKTSLRLFHLFYGIELPLIILGLVRFLMLRQLVPATGFMLVSLLLGISAYGYLCWLEDRAPSPWQRRFQKISQAFLVIPGVYLLALASFYMLPILGAIALHFQEIVITLPFLLPVSPFILLVLGLLSMPVGTGGLYLYHWSQGWRSQAQPWYRYLGGTAILVAVWLSLFWGLQQQPQVQAFQLLEQPPQTQEEQVALLDQSNLIRRGLLNAYLMPYRYLGVAQSNGTIYYIYRDNLNFSEEDSLTLQKLHNQLLSPFFAQGPPFGSGDRTGLSSYTQEAAALYASFFDHPILRAEEQAITAALESTFERRSAKASLADINQEKVLLANQDVTLNPQGDWAEITIHEVYQNQTAEPLEILYYFTLPESAVITGLWLGDTPNLSDRYVYQISPRGAAQRVYANQVVRQVDPALLEQVGPGNYRLRAFPIPPRELTPSLGRTEVNTGDRPREMHLWLTYRTLGTAAGWPLPQLKERRNIYWNRQTQRNLNTPKDQWFAKTIPNALPSSAPNSAHPQTHQIQLTDTVAIAATPLPDGPPTLPENKTFALILDTSRSMQEQQSALRQEWQWLAEHLGPSNRFDLYLARASALEPVRQDDISLADPPDLLFYGSLQPMEMIQQFVELHQNQAYDAIFLVSDGTTYELSQNLEPDLTVEAPLWFVSLGGLPIAFDDPSQEMLQNSGGGATTTLGEAVQRWQVQATPSTTNAVNINWVDGYLWQRINLNGAVLSPSPQGELSKGFMPLAARQWVQYLGQHQQAQTQEQLDAIHELAQTYSMVTPYSSMIVLVNDQQRQELAAAEQQGDRFDRAIEDQQPLQSPNLESSTSELAPDSIISGVPEPPLVILVGAAICLGIGGIVNRRSS